Within Novosphingobium resinovorum, the genomic segment CCCTCGCGCTTCGGCGGCGCGACATTGCCCGCGATCAACATCCTCGACCTGCGCGAAGAGGCCCCCGAACGCGGCCGCTGGATCGCACCGAGGCTGGTGGAGGCGATGAAGGACCGGCTGGCCAAGGGCGAGCAGTCTCTGCTGTTCCTCAACCGACGGGGCTATGCGCCGCTGACCCTGTGCCGCAACTGCGGCTACCGCTTCCAGTGCCCCAACTGCACGGCATGGCTGGTAGAACACAGGTTTTCCAAGAGGTTAACCTGCCACCATTGCGGCCATGAGACACCCGTGCCGGAAGCCTGCCCCGACTGCGGCACCGGCGACTGCCTCGTCGCCTGCGGCCCCGGGGTGGAGCGCATCGCCGACGAAGTGGCGGAAATCCTGCCCGAAGCGCGCACCGCGCTGGTTACATCGGACACCATGAACACGCCTACCGCGATCGGCGAATTCGTGGCGATGGCGGAAAACAAGGCGATCGACGTCATCATCGGCACCCAGCTGGTGACCAAGGGCTACCACTTCCCCGACCTGACGCTGGTGGGCGTGGTCGACGCCGACCTCGGCCTCGAAGGCGGAGATTTGCGAGCCGGTGAAAGGACTTACCAGCAGATCGCCCAGGTAGCCGGCCGCGCCGGTCGCGGCGAAAAGCCTGGCGAAGTTCTCATCCAGACCCGCCACCCCGAAGCCGCCGTCATCGCCGCCCTGGCCAACGGCGACCGCGACGCCTTCTATGCCGCCGAGACCGAAGCCCGCCGCGACGCCGGGGCGCCGCCCTTCGGGCGTTGGGCCGCGATCATCGTCAGTTCGGAGGATCAGGCCGAGGCGCTATCCGCCGCCCGCGCGATCGGCGGGACAGCGCCGAACCTGCCGGACATGCTGGTGCTCGGCCCTGCCCCCGCGCCGCTCTCCCTGCTGCGTGGCCGCCATCGCTTCCGCCTGCTGATCAACGCGCGCCGCTCGGCGGAACTGCAGAAAACCTTGCGCGAATGGCTCGATCCGCTCGAGTTCCCGCGCGGGGTGCGCGTGAACATCGACATCGATCCCTATTCGTTCGTCTGACCCTGCTTCCAGCGCGGCGGCATGAACTCCCCCTTGCGGTAGGCGTATCTCAGCAGGGCGACGCCTGCGATCGTCGCCACCACCAGCGCCACGCCCGAGGCTTCGAGCCCGAACGCCCCGCCGGTCAGCAGTTCAGGCCCGCTGAGGCGCGTCTCCACCAGCCCGCGCGGCGTCCCTCCCCCGGAAACGGGGATCGACCAGATCCACCCCTGCGTGAAGTTCCAGCCCATGTGCAGCCCGATCGGCGCCCACAGCCGCCGTGTTACAAGATAGGCCGCACCCAGCAGAATCCCCGCCTCGCAGGCGATGGCGAAGGCGGCAAACAAGCTGGCACCGGGATTCATGAGGTGGGCGAATCCGAAGAACGCGGACGTCACCGCCAACGCCGCCCATGTTCCGAAAACTGCCTCGAGCTGGCGCTGGATGACGCCGCGGAACACGGCCTCCTCCACCATACCGCTATAGAATGCGATCCCGAACCAGACCCACAAGTCGCCCGTGCCTCGCAACCCGACGATCGAAAGCCCTCCAAGCAGCGCGACCGCTCCCACGACAAGGCTGAACAGGATCACACCGCCCAGCACGCCCGCTACCAGTTCTCCTCCGGCGCGCCCGGGCCGGACGCCGTCGCGCGGCTCCCGCACGATCCAGCGCTGGAAGGCATGATAAGCCAGCAGTCCGCAAATCCCGACAAGCAAGCCCGAGAGCGCCCGCAGCGGCGAGGAACGATCGATATGAAGCGCATTGATGGCGATGCCCGGCAGGATCGCGCCAAGAGCGACCAGAACCACGCCGATCGGCAGAAGCACTAGTGGATGCGCAAGAAAGCGGCGAAACGGCCCCCGTTTGCCGCGTTCCTGTCCTGCTTCATCGATAGCGTTTGTCATACGGGCCCCCGCTCCTGCACCGAGGCTTGAAGCGGAAGTTTCGATGACTGTCGAGCGGAAGCCGAAAGTCGGTGCCCTTTCGCTGCCCGGCAATTGGAACTTCCCATTTCATCCGCGCAGCTGGTGAACCGGATAACATGGCAAAGTGTCCACCCTGCGGCGACGCGCGACATTCCGCCAACGGGTCCGCACTGCGCGATGCGGTCGAACGACATATCGCATCGGCGGTTCGCCGCGAAAGGACGGCGCCTCAGCTCGAGCCATCGCATAATGGCCAGCATCGCTGCGCCGTCTGCATCGTCCAGAGTAACGCTGCAAAGAAGCACCGATCGGCATCAACGGCCATGCACCGAGGCATCCTTTCGCCCAAGTTCTCCGGCTGTCGGCCGTAATACAACTGGCGGCACGGGCCGGGCCAGACCCTCGATTCGATGGGTCGTCGGAATACTCCGTAGCGAATTCGTGCCCGACATTGCACACTGCATCGCAAGGAGGCTTCCCGCCACTTGCTTTTAAACGGCTTACCTGTCCTTTGTCCCCAGGGTCAAAGGGGCACCTTGCGTTGTAACGGTATCGTCGCTATGCGCGCCCCGTCAGCGGGCTGGGGGAGCACGCGCTGTTGTTGCGTCCCCGACCCGAACCCACCTGCGATGTAAGGATAGGACAGGCGTGGAGAATTCCGGAGGCATCAAGGCCAGCTTGCAGGGACGCTACGCTTCGGCGTTGTTCGATCTCGCGAGCGAGAACGGCTCGGTTTCGGCCGTTGAGAACGACCTCGACAACCTCGGCCAGGCCCTGCGCGAGAGCGACGAGCTTGCCGCGCTGATTCGCAATCCGCAGATCAGCCGCGATGCCGCCGCCAAGGCGATCGAAGCGGTCGCGGGCGTGCTCGGCACATCGCCGCTCACGAAGAACTTCCTCGGCGTTCTGGCAGGCAATCGCCGCCTGTCGGCCCTGCCCGAGATCATCCGCGCCTTCGCCAGCATCGCCGCCGCCCAGCGCGGCGAAGCGACGGCCGAAGTCGCATCCGCCCACGCGCTTTCCGACGAACAGGTCGAACAGCTTCGCCAGAAGCTGGAAGTGCGTGAGGGTCGCAAGGTCAAGATCAAGACCAGCGTCGATCCGGAACTGCTCGGCGGCCTCGTCGTCACCATCGGTTCCAAGCGCATCGACAGCTCGATCCGCACCCGTCTCAATTCGCTCGCCCAGGCCATGAAGGGCTAAGAAAGGCAGAACAATGGATATCCGCGCAGCAGAAATCTCGAAGGTCATCAAGGACCAGATCGCCAGCTTCGGCACCGAAGCCCAGGTTTCGGAAGTCGGTTCGGTTCTGTCGGTCGGTGACGGCATCGCCCGCATCCACGGCCTCGACAACTGCCAGGCCGGCGAGATGGTCGAATTCTCGAACGGCGTGCAGGGCATGGCCCTCAACCTCGAAGCCGACAACGTCGGCGTCGTGATCTTCGGCTCGGACGCCGAGATCAAGGAAGGCGACAGC encodes:
- a CDS encoding F0F1 ATP synthase subunit delta, which encodes MENSGGIKASLQGRYASALFDLASENGSVSAVENDLDNLGQALRESDELAALIRNPQISRDAAAKAIEAVAGVLGTSPLTKNFLGVLAGNRRLSALPEIIRAFASIAAAQRGEATAEVASAHALSDEQVEQLRQKLEVREGRKVKIKTSVDPELLGGLVVTIGSKRIDSSIRTRLNSLAQAMKG
- a CDS encoding CPBP family intramembrane glutamic endopeptidase — translated: MTNAIDEAGQERGKRGPFRRFLAHPLVLLPIGVVLVALGAILPGIAINALHIDRSSPLRALSGLLVGICGLLAYHAFQRWIVREPRDGVRPGRAGGELVAGVLGGVILFSLVVGAVALLGGLSIVGLRGTGDLWVWFGIAFYSGMVEEAVFRGVIQRQLEAVFGTWAALAVTSAFFGFAHLMNPGASLFAAFAIACEAGILLGAAYLVTRRLWAPIGLHMGWNFTQGWIWSIPVSGGGTPRGLVETRLSGPELLTGGAFGLEASGVALVVATIAGVALLRYAYRKGEFMPPRWKQGQTNE